One window of Dyadobacter sandarakinus genomic DNA carries:
- a CDS encoding nucleotidyltransferase family protein, with protein sequence MHSPKVSAELQMLIDATLENEPGERYSDLQHINWKRIAKLAKWHQVRPSLFDFIPAERVPESAVPFYQSLKEFALGQAVANMAFLGLSVKLYDALQENGVPVFPMKGALWSWMLYKKPTNREFGDIDFFIERSSVRKSLDILAQYDFYPDKYRAYLLDQHEKDYLNTDYQLPLVPADEHTLQSLEVQWSISYPRYCYNLFWADLAGNMISFKMMQRTVNVPNMENQLLMMVVHHGGVEQWDKLKYLGDFVRLLRKFAPQLDWAFIEAAARSGSFYGLLVQSLELVKVVSGENYVSYLGPSADQLRSAAFITSTVGHWENARPAPQTKTWQIFSFNFKYRDGWECRLSLVKAHISYFLHWRLLVAKWKWYRKNCF encoded by the coding sequence ATGCATAGTCCGAAAGTCTCTGCTGAGCTGCAAATGCTTATTGATGCTACGCTGGAAAATGAGCCCGGCGAAAGGTATTCTGATTTGCAGCATATTAACTGGAAGCGCATTGCCAAGCTGGCAAAATGGCACCAGGTACGTCCATCACTTTTCGATTTTATCCCAGCTGAGCGCGTGCCTGAATCAGCAGTTCCTTTTTATCAATCACTAAAAGAGTTCGCGCTGGGACAAGCGGTGGCCAATATGGCTTTTCTCGGACTTTCGGTGAAGTTGTACGATGCATTACAGGAAAATGGCGTACCTGTATTCCCGATGAAAGGTGCCTTATGGTCGTGGATGCTGTACAAAAAACCAACGAACCGGGAATTTGGCGACATCGATTTCTTCATTGAGCGCAGCAGCGTACGCAAAAGTTTGGATATTCTCGCGCAGTACGATTTCTATCCCGATAAGTACAGGGCATACCTGTTAGACCAGCATGAAAAAGATTATCTGAACACCGACTATCAGCTTCCGCTGGTACCGGCCGACGAGCATACCCTTCAATCCCTGGAAGTACAATGGAGTATCAGCTACCCTCGGTATTGCTACAACCTTTTTTGGGCCGATCTGGCTGGAAATATGATTAGTTTTAAAATGATGCAGCGCACGGTGAATGTTCCAAACATGGAAAATCAGCTGCTCATGATGGTTGTTCACCATGGTGGGGTAGAGCAGTGGGATAAATTAAAGTACCTGGGCGACTTCGTGAGGCTGTTGAGAAAGTTTGCTCCCCAGCTTGACTGGGCTTTCATCGAGGCTGCCGCCAGGTCAGGATCCTTTTACGGACTACTGGTACAGTCACTGGAGCTGGTTAAAGTCGTATCCGGTGAAAATTATGTCTCATACCTTGGTCCGTCCGCTGACCAGCTCAGGAGCGCAGCATTCATCACTTCAACGGTTGGACATTGGGAAAATGCCCGACCTGCCCCGCAAACGAAAACCTGGCAAATTTTTTCTTTTAACTTCAAATACCGTGATGGATGGGAATGCAGGCTAAGTCTGGTCAAAGCCCACATTTCCTATTTCCTGCATTGGCGCCTACTTGTCGCCAAATGGAAGTGGTATCGAAAAAATTGCTTC
- a CDS encoding serine kinase, protein MYSYRAFGLHIFSEIELPELVPVSSEDPYDLHIVQAAFPVPAVRPTHIYRRGICADFAQSENSLFLHWKGLASYKAADGNMLYVQPFTSDPSLLSLFTVSEALGLILFQRGMFLLHASAVQIGKESWCFMGTPGAGKSTTAAAFVKAGCALLSDDLTAISFKHGVPYIVPAYPQLKIWEKTVEGLGYNTAHLSPVSEGVNKFAYHPQAGFPEEPVRLGRIYFLHKIRNRKKEEVLSAPAIPAEMLRNFPLPAELLAAPALKKHFIESLQCASHAQIMKKRRPAGFAELELWVAENLTNEPTLAHHA, encoded by the coding sequence ATGTATTCTTACCGCGCTTTCGGACTGCATATATTTTCAGAAATCGAGCTGCCGGAGCTGGTACCTGTCAGTTCCGAGGATCCTTACGACCTGCACATTGTGCAAGCTGCATTTCCAGTTCCGGCAGTCAGGCCAACGCATATTTACAGACGTGGGATTTGTGCGGATTTTGCACAAAGTGAGAACAGCCTTTTCCTGCATTGGAAAGGCCTGGCAAGCTACAAAGCGGCAGATGGTAATATGCTTTATGTACAACCGTTTACTAGCGATCCTTCTTTGCTCAGCCTCTTTACGGTAAGTGAAGCATTGGGCCTGATCCTCTTTCAGCGGGGCATGTTTTTATTGCATGCCAGTGCAGTACAGATTGGTAAGGAAAGCTGGTGCTTCATGGGTACGCCTGGTGCCGGCAAATCCACCACAGCAGCAGCGTTTGTCAAGGCCGGGTGTGCATTATTGAGCGATGACCTCACAGCAATAAGCTTTAAGCACGGAGTCCCCTATATCGTACCCGCCTATCCGCAGCTTAAAATCTGGGAAAAAACAGTAGAAGGGCTGGGCTACAATACTGCTCATCTTAGTCCGGTGAGCGAGGGAGTGAACAAGTTTGCCTATCATCCCCAAGCTGGTTTTCCGGAGGAGCCCGTCAGGTTAGGGCGTATTTATTTTTTGCATAAAATCCGCAATCGTAAAAAGGAAGAGGTACTGAGTGCTCCTGCCATTCCTGCCGAGATGCTGAGGAATTTTCCATTACCCGCAGAGCTTCTTGCCGCGCCGGCTTTGAAAAAGCATTTTATAGAAAGTCTGCAATGCGCGAGCCATGCTCAAATTATGAAGAAGCGCCGGCCTGCCGGCTTCGCAGAGCTGGAACTTTGGGTTGCCGAGAATTTGACCAATGAGCCCACCCTAGCTCACCATGCATAG
- a CDS encoding lasso peptide biosynthesis B2 protein — MFRKSRTYFAKWAALSQLERKFFLRAAVVLVLVKCGLTVLPFSTFRNIFHYLSQGPKLPDLPSADINAAVWAVDTAANLLPLKLLCLPRALALKYILRHAQALTLEIGVEINPNKSFEAHAWVERNGTILIGDWSDSVCYQRIWVWS, encoded by the coding sequence ATGTTCAGGAAGAGCCGGACATATTTTGCCAAATGGGCTGCATTGTCTCAGCTGGAAAGAAAGTTCTTCCTGCGGGCTGCTGTGGTGCTGGTACTGGTAAAATGCGGATTAACGGTACTGCCTTTTTCAACATTCAGAAACATCTTCCACTACCTGAGTCAAGGCCCTAAGTTGCCTGATCTTCCATCAGCAGATATCAATGCTGCGGTTTGGGCGGTGGATACGGCTGCCAACCTGCTGCCATTGAAGCTGCTTTGCCTGCCAAGAGCACTGGCGCTGAAATATATACTTCGCCATGCCCAAGCATTGACACTGGAAATTGGCGTTGAAATTAATCCTAATAAATCATTTGAAGCCCATGCCTGGGTAGAGCGCAACGGTACAATCCTGATCGGCGACTGGTCCGATTCGGTGTGTTATCAGCGCATCTGGGTGTGGAGCTAA
- a CDS encoding PqqD family protein: MKYELTEDQISSKVGEDTVILNHNKGAYYGLNQVGLVVWDTLEQGPQTVDELCDAVISEYEVDELTCRRDVDALLKDLVSEKLVRVIKE; encoded by the coding sequence ATGAAATACGAGCTTACCGAAGACCAGATTTCTTCCAAAGTAGGAGAGGACACTGTCATTTTAAACCATAATAAAGGAGCCTATTACGGACTTAACCAGGTGGGTCTCGTTGTCTGGGATACGCTGGAACAGGGGCCGCAGACCGTGGATGAGCTTTGTGACGCGGTGATCAGCGAGTACGAGGTTGACGAGCTTACGTGCCGCAGGGATGTGGATGCATTACTGAAAGATCTGGTGTCGGAAAAGCTTGTCAGGGTAATCAAGGAGTAA
- a CDS encoding BaiN/RdsA family NAD(P)/FAD-dependent oxidoreductase, with translation MQIAVIGGGASGFMAAITAAEAFPEARVMIIEKSRTVLNKVRISGGGRCNVTHQPSDIRFFVKNYPRGEKLLRRMLNTFSAEDTVRWFEGKGVKLKTEPDGRMFPVTDSSHTIIECMLRTAKNLNIDIVTSTGIRSFLRREDGRGFLLNTDREDVISADRLLIATGGYPKAESFEWVARHDHEIISPLPSLFTFNTPDNYLLPLAGVSVPDASVRISASKHEWRGPLLVTHWGFSGPAVLKLSAFAARELANMDYNFTCRINWLPALTEQQIRYFLLGEKTNTPKQQISSHARFGLPARLWKAFTEKCEIPDNLRWGDAGNKVLNRLVELLINSQFEVRGKTTFKEEFVTCGGIALQNIDPETLQSKTVPGVFFAGEVLDVDGITGGFNFQNAWTTGYIAGQNIGK, from the coding sequence ATGCAGATAGCAGTAATTGGGGGAGGCGCTTCGGGATTTATGGCTGCTATTACGGCAGCCGAGGCTTTCCCGGAAGCACGGGTTATGATCATTGAAAAAAGCAGGACAGTACTGAATAAGGTAAGAATCTCAGGTGGAGGAAGATGCAATGTAACGCACCAGCCTTCCGACATTCGTTTTTTTGTAAAAAACTATCCCAGGGGTGAAAAGCTGCTGCGCCGGATGCTGAACACATTCAGCGCCGAAGATACGGTCAGGTGGTTTGAAGGGAAAGGTGTAAAGCTTAAAACTGAGCCCGACGGCCGCATGTTTCCTGTTACCGACTCCTCTCATACCATCATCGAATGCATGTTGCGTACTGCCAAAAACCTGAACATCGATATTGTGACAAGCACGGGCATACGCAGCTTTTTGCGTAGGGAAGATGGCAGGGGGTTTTTGTTAAATACAGACCGTGAAGACGTGATTTCTGCTGACCGGCTTCTGATTGCTACCGGTGGCTATCCCAAAGCTGAAAGTTTTGAATGGGTGGCCCGCCATGATCATGAAATTATCAGTCCGCTGCCTTCGCTTTTTACTTTTAATACTCCTGACAACTACCTGCTTCCGCTTGCGGGCGTGTCGGTGCCGGATGCATCCGTAAGAATTTCGGCCAGCAAGCATGAGTGGCGCGGGCCGCTGCTGGTTACGCACTGGGGATTCAGCGGACCGGCTGTTTTAAAGCTTTCAGCATTTGCTGCGCGCGAACTGGCAAATATGGATTACAACTTTACATGCAGGATCAACTGGCTTCCTGCACTGACCGAGCAGCAGATCCGTTATTTCCTGCTGGGAGAGAAAACCAACACACCCAAACAGCAGATAAGCTCTCACGCCCGCTTCGGACTGCCTGCCAGGCTGTGGAAAGCTTTTACCGAAAAATGTGAAATACCTGACAATTTACGGTGGGGTGATGCCGGCAATAAGGTGCTGAACAGACTAGTAGAACTGCTTATCAACAGTCAGTTTGAAGTGCGTGGTAAAACGACTTTTAAGGAAGAATTTGTGACCTGCGGCGGCATTGCATTGCAAAATATTGACCCCGAAACGCTTCAAAGCAAGACTGTTCCAGGCGTGTTCTTCGCAGGTGAAGTCCTGGATGTAGATGGCATTACGGGAGGCTTTAACTTTCAGAATGCCTGGACCACCGGATACATTGCCGGACAAAATATTGGAAAATAG
- the uvrC gene encoding excinuclease ABC subunit UvrC: MSEFNYKEELSKIPTEPGVYRYFDETGEVIYVGKAKSLKSRVSSYFLKSNQHDRKTKRLVSQIRRIEYTIVHSEWDALLLENQLIKQLQPKFNILLKDDKTYPFICVTDEPFPRVYPTRNMDRTKGTYYGPFANLRSMHTLLDMFKSLYQIRSCQLPLNKQNIGAGKWKVCLEFHIGNCKGPCEGFQDEADYNAEIDQVQHILKGNLSAPQQYFKEKMLAAAEQMAFEHAHAWKTKIEHLSSFQSKATVINPRIGNVDVLTIVSDEEAAYLNFMKIKQGYMVATQTLEVKKKLEESDAEILAMMIVEMRSVYGTESRELICNIKPELEMRLDVIVPQIGDKKKLLDMSMKNVMYFRREKAERREVEASASASKKDRVLIRLKADLQIKTLPRHIECFDNSNIQGTNPVAAMVCFKEGKPSKKDYRHFNIKTVQGPNDFASMNEVVGRRYLRLIAEEQPLPDLIVIDGGKGQLGAACDALKSLGIYGQVPVIGIAKRLEEIYFPEDSLPLYIDKKSESLKLIQQIRDEAHRFAITFHRDKRSKSSLVSELEGMNGVGKVTAAKLLRHFGTVRGIRESSLEELAGLIGLDRARKVRAYFDAMAE, encoded by the coding sequence ATGTCCGAGTTTAATTATAAAGAAGAACTTTCAAAAATACCTACCGAGCCAGGGGTTTACCGGTACTTCGATGAGACCGGCGAGGTGATTTATGTCGGTAAAGCAAAAAGCCTGAAAAGCCGGGTTTCCAGCTACTTTCTAAAATCTAACCAGCACGACCGGAAGACCAAGCGGCTCGTAAGCCAGATCCGCCGGATTGAATATACCATTGTTCACAGTGAGTGGGATGCATTGCTGCTAGAAAACCAGCTGATCAAGCAATTGCAGCCTAAGTTTAACATCCTGCTGAAAGATGATAAGACTTACCCGTTTATCTGCGTAACCGACGAGCCTTTTCCAAGAGTATATCCTACACGGAACATGGACCGTACCAAAGGAACTTACTATGGTCCTTTCGCCAATCTGCGGTCTATGCATACGCTGCTGGATATGTTCAAATCTTTGTATCAGATACGTTCCTGCCAGCTGCCGCTGAACAAGCAGAACATCGGGGCCGGCAAGTGGAAGGTTTGTCTCGAATTTCATATCGGTAACTGCAAAGGACCTTGTGAAGGCTTTCAGGACGAAGCTGATTATAATGCAGAAATTGATCAGGTACAGCATATCCTGAAAGGAAATCTGTCTGCGCCGCAGCAATATTTTAAGGAAAAAATGCTTGCTGCCGCGGAACAAATGGCATTTGAGCATGCGCACGCCTGGAAAACGAAAATTGAGCACCTTTCCAGCTTTCAGAGTAAAGCCACGGTAATCAATCCCAGAATCGGGAATGTAGATGTGCTCACGATTGTGTCCGACGAGGAGGCAGCGTACCTTAATTTTATGAAAATAAAACAAGGGTACATGGTCGCTACCCAGACCCTTGAAGTCAAGAAAAAACTGGAAGAAAGCGATGCCGAAATCCTGGCCATGATGATCGTGGAAATGCGGTCTGTATATGGAACTGAGTCGCGTGAACTGATCTGCAACATCAAGCCCGAGCTGGAAATGCGCCTTGACGTGATTGTTCCGCAGATCGGCGATAAGAAGAAGCTGCTGGATATGTCCATGAAAAATGTGATGTACTTCCGCCGTGAAAAGGCCGAGCGCCGCGAAGTCGAAGCATCTGCGTCGGCATCCAAAAAAGACAGAGTACTCATTCGCCTAAAAGCCGATTTGCAGATCAAAACCCTTCCGCGCCACATTGAATGTTTTGACAACTCCAACATTCAGGGTACGAACCCGGTTGCAGCGATGGTGTGCTTCAAGGAGGGCAAGCCTTCCAAAAAGGATTACAGGCATTTTAACATCAAAACAGTACAGGGACCCAATGACTTTGCGTCTATGAACGAGGTAGTTGGCCGCAGGTACCTGAGGCTGATTGCGGAGGAGCAACCTTTGCCCGACCTGATTGTAATAGATGGCGGTAAGGGACAGCTTGGAGCCGCGTGTGATGCATTGAAAAGTTTGGGTATTTACGGTCAGGTACCAGTGATTGGTATTGCTAAAAGGCTGGAAGAGATCTATTTCCCGGAAGATTCACTGCCTTTATATATTGATAAGAAATCGGAATCACTGAAACTGATCCAGCAGATCAGGGACGAAGCTCACCGGTTTGCGATTACTTTTCACCGGGATAAACGCAGCAAGAGCAGCCTGGTGAGTGAATTGGAAGGTATGAATGGGGTAGGGAAGGTAACTGCCGCCAAGTTGCTCAGACACTTCGGTACGGTACGCGGCATACGTGAAAGTTCCCTGGAAGAACTTGCCGGCCTGATCGGTCTCGACCGGGCCAGAAAGGTGCGGGCGTACTTTGATGCAATGGCTGAGTAA
- a CDS encoding glycerate kinase, whose product MKILIAPDKFRGSLEADEVCQAAEKGILRAFPQAEVTCIPLADGGEGTAAILTHYAGGVSVSTQVNDPLGRPIEASYGLSADGTTAFIEMAAASGLALLSKMERNPERTSTFGSGQLIRDALDRGARKLVLGIGGSATTDAGIGMAAALGFLFKDQNGRPVSPAGHALSSIAFIDSSQADPRLAETSVTVACDVTNPLFGSTGAAVIYGPQKGADPAMVQRLDAGLKHFAGIAESHFGKKASSLPGAGAAGGLGAGAIWFLNATLRDGVSIVMEYSRIFELIRQSDLVITGEGKVDNQTLSGKVVKGLADACTSAGVPLAVICGTLHIKPEAAAAAGMTFVTSVLDRPVTLEQAQQNAPRLVSDATFHLARLFFYNR is encoded by the coding sequence GTGAAAATTCTGATTGCTCCTGACAAATTTCGTGGTTCCCTTGAAGCTGACGAAGTTTGTCAGGCAGCAGAAAAGGGTATTCTGCGCGCCTTTCCGCAAGCCGAAGTTACATGCATTCCGCTCGCGGATGGAGGCGAAGGTACTGCCGCTATTTTAACGCACTATGCGGGAGGAGTATCTGTTTCTACGCAGGTAAATGATCCGCTGGGCAGACCGATTGAAGCCTCTTACGGCCTTTCTGCCGATGGTACCACTGCCTTTATTGAAATGGCTGCTGCCTCGGGCCTTGCTTTGTTATCCAAAATGGAGCGGAATCCCGAACGTACCAGCACCTTTGGCAGCGGGCAGCTGATCCGTGATGCATTGGACCGCGGTGCCAGAAAGTTGGTGCTCGGCATAGGAGGGAGCGCCACTACTGACGCAGGCATCGGAATGGCAGCTGCACTCGGATTTTTATTTAAAGATCAAAATGGCCGGCCGGTCAGTCCGGCTGGCCATGCTCTTTCCAGCATTGCATTTATCGACAGCTCACAGGCAGATCCCCGTCTTGCAGAAACTTCCGTCACTGTTGCCTGCGACGTAACCAATCCTCTTTTTGGAAGTACAGGTGCAGCCGTCATTTATGGTCCGCAAAAAGGCGCTGATCCAGCGATGGTGCAACGCCTAGATGCGGGTTTAAAGCACTTTGCAGGCATAGCTGAATCTCATTTCGGTAAAAAAGCGAGCAGCTTGCCTGGTGCAGGCGCAGCTGGCGGGCTGGGTGCGGGCGCAATCTGGTTTCTGAATGCCACCCTGCGCGACGGCGTAAGCATTGTCATGGAGTACTCCCGGATTTTCGAGCTGATCCGGCAGTCCGATCTGGTCATTACCGGCGAAGGAAAAGTGGATAATCAGACTCTGAGCGGAAAAGTAGTAAAGGGCCTCGCCGATGCATGTACCAGCGCGGGTGTGCCGCTGGCTGTTATTTGCGGAACATTGCATATAAAACCCGAAGCTGCCGCTGCTGCGGGCATGACCTTTGTAACATCCGTGCTCGACCGCCCTGTGACGCTTGAACAGGCGCAGCAAAATGCCCCCAGGCTGGTCAGTGACGCAACTTTTCACCTGGCGAGGTTGTTTTTTTACAATAGATAG